The Acidobacteriota bacterium DNA segment TTGATCAGTTTCCGGCGGCCAATCGTGACCAGATATTCTTCTAGTTTGGGATAGGCAGTTTCATAGCGATTGCGAATGGCCAGCAGCAACCACTGATGGGCAACTTCTGAGTTACCGGAACGGGTTAAGTCAAAAGCTTTGTCGAGTTCAGCCAGTTTGGCGGGTGCCACGGGTTGGGTCGTGATAAACCGCAGGAAGTGAAGCCATTCGTGCGAAATCCATTTCTGGGTATTCATTCCACTGGCCGGGATCTCACCCGAGAGCCAGCGTTTGGCCTGGGTTTCGACGTTGCTGAAGGCATCAGACATTGGTTTGGGCGCATTGGCTGGGACGCCAGCTTTGAAAATCCATTCTTCAAGCGGAATCTGGGCCGCGGCTTTCGCGTCCTGGCTCATCAGGTTTTTGTTCAAATAATCCAGAAAATCGCCCGTTGTAATGCTCTTAAAGGCAAAGTGATCAAAGTAGTTGCGAACAAACACGTCAAAGCGTTCGCGACCAAACGCATCTTCCAGATGGCGAAGGAAGAGCGCGCCTTTTTCATATGGGACTTTGGTAAACCCATCATCCGGGTCACGGTCTTTCAAATCAACATAGAGAATTTCGTCCCGTTCCTCAAAGTCATCCAGATTTTCCTGCAAATCCTGGCGGCCCAGAACCGCTTCCATCCGTTCCTGGTCTTTGCCATAGACGGCTTCAACAATTCGTCGTTCGAGATAGGTAGTAAACCCTTCATTGAGCCAGAAATCGCGCCACGTGGCATTGGTCACCAGGTTGCCTGACCAGGAATGTGCCAGTTCGTGGGCAATCAGTGAAACCAGGCTTTTGTCCCCGGCCAGAATGGTTGGCGTGGCAAAGGTCAGTTTTGGATTTTCCATTCCGCCAAACGGGAAGCTCGGCGGCAAAATGAGCAGGTCATAGCGTCCCCACCGATAGGGACCATAGAGCTTTTCGGTAATCTCGATCATTTTTTCGGTGTCGTTCAATT contains these protein-coding regions:
- a CDS encoding M1 family metallopeptidase encodes the protein MKFAIRLVLFVVFMTFSLSASTFAQIGPDAHRDIHSFSAPDQIRVKHVDLDLEVRFEQKMLTGTATLELERFSKDAATPLRLDTRDLTISKAEASVDGKTFSETKFEVGAADPILGAPLTVQLPAQATHVRITYETSPKASGVQWLDPSQTAGKKSPYMFTQSQAIHARSWIPLQDSPQVRVSYNARIRTPKNLLAVMSADNDPKTRRDGDYSFKMAQPIPAYLIALAVGDIKFQSLGKRSGVYTEAAMLKKAAKELNDTEKMIEITEKLYGPYRWGRYDLLILPPSFPFGGMENPKLTFATPTILAGDKSLVSLIAHELAHSWSGNLVTNATWRDFWLNEGFTTYLERRIVEAVYGKDQERMEAVLGRQDLQENLDDFEERDEILYVDLKDRDPDDGFTKVPYEKGALFLRHLEDAFGRERFDVFVRNYFDHFAFKSITTGDFLDYLNKNLMSQDAKAAAQIPLEEWIFKAGVPANAPKPMSDAFSNVETQAKRWLSGEIPASGMNTQKWISHEWLHFLRFITTQPVAPAKLAELDKAFDLTRSGNSEVAHQWLLLAIRNRYETAYPKLEEYLVTIGRRKLIKPLYEELVKTPEGRERAMSIYRKARPGYHPITIATVDGIVKWQG